In the Parasphingorhabdus halotolerans genome, CGTATACCGCATCCTCGATCTGTTCGTCGCCAAAAACCTCGCGATGCGCGTGGAAAGTGCCAATGCTTATCTCGCGAACAGCCACCCCGGCTGTGAACATGATTGCATATTTCTGGTCTGCGATACCTGCGGCGAGGCGACCCATATTGATGATGATGCGCTGTCATCGCAAGTCCGCGAAGTGGCTAAAAACCAAGGCTTTAGCTCCATCCGCCCGGTCATCGAAGTGCGCGGTGTTTGCGAGAAATGTAGCTGATAGCTTCAGACGCAAGCAAAGCGGTCAGCCGGTATTCAGGGCGTCCCGTAAATATGCGTTCCAATGGACAGCTTTCAATGTTCGACATCAACAGACATTCTGGTTAAAGCAGGGACAAGACAGGGAGTTTTTATGGTCGGCCCCAACACACCGCTTTTGGACACAGTCAATTATCCGGCGGATTTGCGAAAATTAAAGCCCACGCAGCTACGGCAGTTTGCCGACGAATTGCGCACGGAAGTGATAGATGCGGTCGGGCAAACCGGCGGACATCTGGGTTCCGGTCTTGGTGTTGTCGAGCTTACCGCAGCCATCCATTACGTGTTCAATACACCCGAAGACCGGCTGATCTGGGATGTCGGGCACCAATGTTATCCGCACAAGATCATCACTGGCCGCCGTGATCGCATAAGAACCTTGCGGCAGGGCGGCGGTCTTTCCGGCTTCACCAAACGCAGCGAAAGCGAATATGATCCGTTTGGCGCGGCGCACAGCTCCACCTCGATCAGCGCTGCACTAGGCTTTGCGGTGGCCAATAAAATGGCGGGCAAACCGGGCAAGGCCATTGCTGTCATCGGTGATGGCGCGATGAGCGCGGGCATGGCTTATGAAGCGATGAACAATGCCGCAGCAGCGGGAAACAGGCTCGTCGTTATTCTCAACGACAATGATATGTCGATTGCACCGCCCGTTGGGGGTCTTTCCGGCTATCTCGCGCGACTGGTGTCATCCAGCGAATATCTCGGCTTGCGCAAATTTGCGAGCAAAGTAACCGCCAAGCTCTCCCGCCGACTGCATGGCGCAACCGAAAAAGCCGAAGAATATGCACGCGGCATGGCAATGGGCGGCACCCTTTTTGAAGAACTCGGCTTCTATTATGTCGGCCCGATTGACGGCCACAATATGGACCAGCTTATTCCGGTTCTGGAAAACGTGCGTGACAATGCGCAAGGGCCG is a window encoding:
- a CDS encoding Fur family transcriptional regulator, producing MTKHDHHEHHGESLADAARANLERSGEKWTDTRAAIFEALSGFSRPASAYDIAELVSVARGKRVAPNSVYRILDLFVAKNLAMRVESANAYLANSHPGCEHDCIFLVCDTCGEATHIDDDALSSQVREVAKNQGFSSIRPVIEVRGVCEKCS